The genomic interval ATCGCCGGGCATGAAAAAACCGCCTGCCGTGAGGCAGGCGGTTTTTCTTTTTCCCGAGTCCTCGAGGGCCGGCCGTCAGGCCGGGGCCGAGGTGCGGATCAGGTGGTCGAAGGCGCCCAGCGAAGCCTTGGCGCCTTCGCCCACGGCGATGACGATCTGCTTGTAGGGCACCGTGGTGACGTCGCCGGCGGCGAACACGCCGGGAACCGTGGTGCTGCCGTGGGCGTCGGTGATGACCTCGCCGCGCTCGCTGAGCTCGACGGTGCCTTTCAGCCACTCGCTGTTCGGCAGCAGACCGATCTGCACGAACACGCCTTCCAGTTCGACGCGATGCGCCTCGCCGCTGGCGCGGTCCTTGTAGACCAGGCCGTTGACCTTCTGGCCGTCGCCGACCACTTCGGCGATCGGCGCGTTGAGCAGCACGGTGACGTTCGGCAGGCTGTGCAGCTTGCGCTGCAGCACCGCGTCGGCGCGCAGCGCCTCGCCGTGGGTCAGCAGGGTGACGTGGGCGACGATGCCGGCCAGGTCGATGGCCGCCTCGACGCCGGAGTTGCCGCCGCCGATCACCGCCACGCGCTTGCCCTTGAACAGCGGGCCGTCGCAGTGCGGGCAGTAGGCCACGCCCCTGGTGCGGTATTCCTGCTCGCCGGGCACGCCGAGGGCGCGGTAGCGGGCGCCGGTGGCGAGGATCACGGCCTTGGCCTTGAGCGAGGCGCCGGACTCGAACCGCACCTCGTGCAGACCGCCCTTGGCGGCGGCCGGCACCAGCTTGACCGCGCGCTGCAGGTTCATGATGTCGACCTCGTACTGGCGGACGTGCTCTTCCAGGGCGCGGGCGAGTTTCGGACCTTCGGTCTCCGGTACGGAGATGAAGTTCTCGATGTCCATGGTGTCCAGCACCTGGCCGCCGAAGCGCTCGGCCACCACGCCGGTGCGGATGCCCTTGCGCGCTGCGTAGATGGCCGCCGAGGCGCCGGCCGGTCCGCCGCCGACCACCAGCACGTCGAAGGCTTCCCTGGCGTTGAGCTTCTCGGCCTCGCGGGCGCTGGCGCCGGTGTCGAGCTTGGCGAGGATCTGCTCGAGCTCCATGCGGCCCTGGCCGAACAGCTCGCCGTTCAGGTAGATGGTCGGCACCGCCATGATCTGGCGCTTCTCGACCTCGTCCTGGAACAGCGCGCCGTCGATGGCGACGTGGCTGATCCTGGGGTTGAGCACCGCCATCAGGTTCAGCGCCTGGACGATGTCCGGGCAGTTCTGGCAGGACAGCGAGAAGTAGGTTTCGAAGCGGTATTCGCCGTCGAGGGCCTTGATCTGGGCGATGGCCTCCTCGCTGGCCTTGGACGGGTAGCCGCCGACCTGCAGCAGGGCCAGCACCAGGGAGGTGAATTCGTGGCCCATGGGGATGCCGGCGAAGCGCAGGGAGATGTCCGCACCCGGACGCTCCAGGGCGAAGGACGGGACGCGCGCGTCCTTGCCGTCGGTGCGCAGGGTGATCTTGTCGCACAGGCCCTGGATGTCCTGCAGCAGGCCGAGCATCTCCTGGGATTTGGCACCCTCGTCGAGGGTAGCGACGATCTCGAAGGGCAGGGTGACCCTTTCCAGATAGGCTTGCAGCTGGGTCTTAAGGCTGGCGTCCAACATGGGTTTCGACTCCTCGATGGGGGTGAAGAACTTTTGATGGGTGCAACCTTACGATGCGAAGGGCATTTTGACTAATCGATTGAACTTTTCGGGCTGATTTCATTTTTCTATCCATGTCCGCCAGCGAGCGGCCGGACGAGCGAAGGTTTGCATGTCCGGCCGTAGCGGGGGAGATGGCGTGCTGGCGCCATGGGGGCAATCTGGATCAGGAGCCAGCTTGCCGCTCTGCGCGCAGGAAGCCGTCGACCAGCTCCAGAACGACCTGCTCCCGTTCGCGGTGCGGGACATGGCGGGTATCGGCCAGCACCTCGGTGCGCGCGGGGCCGCCGGCCAGTTGCGCGATGAGTTCGGGATGCCGGGGCGAGCCGTATTCGTCGTCGAGCCCGTGAATGGCGAGCAGCGGGCAGCCGACCCCGGGCAGGACGGGGGCCAGGGACCAGGAGGCGAACGTCGGCGAAAGCCAGGTGTCGAGCCAGGCGTCGAGCACCCAGCGGGCCTTGTCGCCGTGGTATTTCCCGAGCCGGGCAAACTGGTCTTCTTGCCCGAACAGCGCCTTGGCCTCCCGAAGACCCGCCAGGGTCCGGTCCTCGACGAAGGCCTGGGCGGACTCGGTGATCAGGGCTTCGCAGGCATCGGCGAACCTGCTTGCGCAGTGGACGGCCATGCCGCCGCCGACGCTGTGGCCGAAGGCGACGAAGCGCTGGATGGCGAGCTGCTTGCGGACCGCCGGGAAATGGCGCTCGGCCTCTTCGGCGATGAACGCGAACGTCGGTCGGTCGCGGCGCGGATCGGAGCGGCCGAAGCCGAGCCGGTCGTAGGCGATCACCTTCCTGCCGGTGCTGGCGCACAGTCGCGCGGGAAAGCCGCGCCACAGCTCCACGCAGCCGAGGGAGTCGTGGAACAGCACGATCGGGCTTTGCGGCTCTTCGTGAATTGCCACGGCCGGCGTCCAGACGCGGGCGAAGACACGCCCGTCGGGCGTTTCCAGCCACAGGTCCTGTTGGATTGCGTGCTGCGCTTCCTGCATCGACGACATGGGGGAGCTCCTTGAGGAATGAAATGACGAGCCAGGCCATCGGCTCTGCGCGGCTATCCAATCCGAATACCGGGGTGGTTCGCAACCCGAATCGCTGGCGAGGGCGAAATCATCCGCCTGCCGGCGCTCAGGGCGTTGCCGAGAGCGTTGCCAGCACCCTGGCGAAGGCGCGGGCGGTGCGCTCCTCGTCCGCGTGGTGGCCTTCGCGCACCACCCAGCGGCCGGCGACCATCAGGTCGCGCACCTGGCGGTCGCTGCCGGCGAACAGCCAGCGGTTGAGCAGCAGATCGCCTTCGGCGCTCGCCAGGTAGGGATCGTCGCCGTCCAGCACCAGCAGATCGGCGCGCCGGCCCACCTCCAGCGCGCCCACCGGCTGCCCGAGGGCCTGGGCGCCACCGCTCAGGGCCGCCTGGTAGAGCACGGCGCCGACCGCCGGCTGCCCGGGGCGGGCGAGGCGGTTGCGGCGGCGGTCGCGCAGGCGCTGGCCGTATTCCAGCCAGCGCAGTTCCTCGACCACGCTGACCGATACCTGGCTGTCCGAGCCGACGCCGAGGCGCCCGCCATGGGCCAGGTAGTCGCTGGCCGGGAACAGGCCGTCGCCGAGATTGGCCTCGGTCGTGGGGCATAGGCCGGCGACCGCGCCGCTTGCGGCCAGGTGGGCCAGCTCGCCCGGCTGCGCCTGGGTGGCGTGCACCAGGCACCAGCGCTGGTCCACCGGGCAGTGCTCGAACAGCCACTGCAGGGGGCGGCGGCCGCTCCAGGTCAGGCAGTCGTCGACTTCCTTCTGCTGCTCGGCGATGTGCAGGTGGATCGGGCCGTCGATGGGCGAGTCCTCCAGCACCCGGGCGATCTGTTCGGGCGTGACGGCGCGCAGGGAGTGGAAGCCCAGCGCCAGGGGCTGTCCGCTTCGTCTCAGTGCCGGGCGCAGGCGTGCCAGGAGATCGAGGTAGCCGTCTGCATCGAGGATGAAGCGCCGCTGCGCCGCCCCCGGCGGCTGGCCACCGAAGCCGGAATGGCTGTAGAGCACCGGCACCAGGGTCAGGCCGATGCCGGCCTCGCGGGCGGCGCGGGCGAGGCGCAGGGACAGCTCGGTGCGATCGGCGTAGGGCCGGCCATGCAGGTCGTGGTGCAGGTAGTGGAATTCGGCGACGCTGCTGTAGCCGGCCTTGAGCAGCTCGATGTAGAGCTGGCGGGCGATGGTTTCCAGCTGCTCGGGAACGAGCCGGGCGACCAGCCGGTACATCTGTTCGCGCCACGACCAGAAGCTGTCTTCGAAGCCGCCGGCCACCTCGGCGAGCCCGGCCATGGCGCGCTGGAAGGCGTGCGAGTGCAGGTTGGGCATGCCGGGCAGAACGGGCCCGTGCAGGCGCTCGGCACCCGCGGCGCCGGCGTCGGGCTCGATCCGCTCGATCCGGCCGGCGCCATCGATCTGCAAGCGCACGTTGCGCGCCCAGCCCCCCGCCAGCAGGGCGCGTTCGGCGAACAGGACGGTGGTCATGGCGGCGCCTGCGCTCAGAGGTAGAGGCGGGTGCAGGGCACCCAGCGCTCGAAGGCGCCGCCTTCGACCCAGGCCCGCGCGGTGGCGATGTCCGGGGCGAAGTAGCGGTCTTCTTCGTAATGCGCCACCCGGCTGCGGATCAGCGCCATCACCTCGCCCAGTTGCGGCGAGCTGGACAGCGGCGCATGGAAGTCCACGCCCTGGGCGGCGGCCAGGAGCTCGATGCCCACCACTGCCGCGGCGTTGCCGGCCATGTCCTGCAGGCGGCGGGCGGCGAAGGTGGCCATGGACACGTGGTCCTCCTGGCCGGCCGAGGTCGGCAGGCTGTCCACCGAGGCCGGATGGGCCAGGCTCTTGTTCTCCGAGGCCAGCGATGCCGCCGTGACCTGAGCGATCATGAAGCCGGAATTCAGTCCGCCGTCCCTGACCAGGAAGGCCGGCAGGCCGGACAGCGCCGGGTCGACCAGCAGGGCGGTGCGCCGTTCGGAGAGGGCGCCGATCTCGGCGATGGCCAGGGCCAGCACATCGGCGGCCATGGCCACCGGCTCGGCGTGGAAGTTGCCGCCGGACAGCACCTCGGCGTCGCCGGCGAACACCAGCGGGTTGTCCGACACCGCGTTGGCCTCGCGCAGGAACACTCCGGCGGCGAAGCGCAGGTGATCCAGGCAGGCGCCCATCACCTGTGGCTGGCAGCGCAGCGAGTAGGGGTCCTGGACCCGCTTGCACCGGGCGTGGGAGCGGTTGATGGCGCTGTCGTGGAGCAGCTCGCGGTAGAGCGCGGCCACCGCGATCTGCCCCGGCTGGCCGCGTACCGTCTGGATGCGGGCATCGAAGGGTACGAAGGAGCCCTTAAGCGCCTCGACGCTCAGGCTGCCGGCGACCACCGCGGCGCCGAACAGCCGTTCCGCGGCGAACAGCCCGCGCAGCGCCAGGGCGGTGGACACCTGGGTGCCGTTGAGCAGCGCCAGGCCTTCCTTGGGCCCGAGCGTCAGGGGCTCGAGACCGGCGAGGGCCAGTCCCTCGGTCGCCTCCAGCAGCCGGCCCTCGTGGCGCACCTGGCCGACCCCGAGCAGCGTCGCCGCCAGATGGGCCAGCGGCGCCAGGTCGCCGGAAGCGCCCACCGAGCCCTGGGAGGGGATGCACGGATAGACCCGGGCCTGGTAGAGCCGGAGCAGCGCCTCGATCACCGTCCAGCGGACCCCCGAATAGCCGCGCGCCAGGGAGGCGATCTTCAGCGCCAGGATCAGCCCGGCGCTGGCGTCGTCCAGCAACGGCCCGGTGCCGGTGCAGTGGGAGAGCACCAGGTTGCGCTGCAGGGTGGCCAGCGACCCGCCCGGGATCGAGGTGCGCGCCAGCAGGCCGAAGCCGGTGTTGATGCCGTACACGGTGCGCTGGCTGGCGAGGATCGCTGCGACGCTGCGGGCGCTGGCCTCGACTTCGGCCCGGCAGGCCGGATCGAGGTCGATCCCGGCCTGATTCCAGTAGAGGTCGCGCAGGTCATCCAGGGTGAGTTGGCCGGGGCGCAAAAGCAGGGTGGAAGGCATGGCGGCCTCCTGCAAAGGGGCTTCTCCATATAGATAGGCAGAAAGCCCGGGTCTTGTCGAAGGCGTTCCCGGCGTGGGGGCGGCGGATCGGCGCGGAGCAGGCCGGCCATTCGGTGCCATTTACCTAAATCGGAAATGATGGAGGAGCCGGACGTCGCCGGCTTGCCGGGCATGTCTCGAAATGCCTGGACGGTCGTGGGGCGAGGGGGCTCGAAAGATCGGTGCAGAAGGCAGGGAAGGGCGGTTTGTCCGATGCCGAAGAGTCCGGAAAAGAAGGGAAAAAACGGCGGGCAAGAAAAAGCCCACCAAAACAGCAGTGGGCTTTGTCACACGATGGTGCTGATCCCTCAGCTGGATTCATATTGCTCCACTTTTCGTGAAGGTTCCATCAAAAAAGGCCCGAAAAACTCTTTTTTACAGGCATTCCGACGATCGGCAATCACCGGCTCGCAACGGCTGCCATGCCTGTACCGGTAATGTCATGAAACCCGCGCTCCAGAGCGTTTCATGACGTTAAGGGCGTCCTGCCTTCAGGCGCGATCCGCAAGATCCGTTCTTCTGTTGGCAGGAGAGGGCCGTCGATGCCAGGCGCTCGTCGAACCGAGGGACTCGACAGGGAGGGCGTATGAGGCCATCAGGCCCGAGAGCTGGATGGAACTGTCGCGAGACGTCGCCAGGGTGGGCTTGGTATCGGTGTTATTTTTCCAAAATCGGAAAATAAGGAGCAAATTTTACCTTGGCCGGCTGTGCCGTATGTCCGCTTGTGAAGACAAGCAGGCAGACAGGCGCGTCTGGGCTGGCTGTAGCGGGAAGGGCACTATCCCTGGTTTCTTTCCTGAAATCGGAAATAAAGGAAGGGACAAGTATTTCAAGCCAATCCCCTGACCGCATGCCAGCGACTCGCAGGCAATCAGGGGGATTGCTGGGGGGATCGGTCGGAAAGCGGATCTGCCGCAGGGGGTGGAGAAGGTGTCGGCACTCCTTCTGGCAGGGCCGTGCGGCAGAAGCGGGGGGCAGCCGGGACGGCTCAACGAATTTCCGACACTTCCAGCACGTGGGTAAAGGCCTGCTGCTGGCCATCCCAGACATAGCGCAGGTGCTTGCCCTGCATCGGGATGCTGGTTGCCGGCGGGCGGAACAGCGCCACGCATTCGGCGCCCGGGCGGCGCACGCTGTCGTAGAGCAGGCCCCAGCTGCCTTCCAGGCGCAGCCGGGCGGCGAAGGCCTGGGCCGGGCCGTAGTGGCCGGGATCGGGGTTGTAGAGGGCAGGGTCGCCGGCGCGGATGTCCAGCAGCGGCCGGACGATCTGGCTCAGGTAGCAGCGCATGG from Azotobacter salinestris carries:
- the ahpF gene encoding alkyl hydroperoxide reductase subunit F, giving the protein MLDASLKTQLQAYLERVTLPFEIVATLDEGAKSQEMLGLLQDIQGLCDKITLRTDGKDARVPSFALERPGADISLRFAGIPMGHEFTSLVLALLQVGGYPSKASEEAIAQIKALDGEYRFETYFSLSCQNCPDIVQALNLMAVLNPRISHVAIDGALFQDEVEKRQIMAVPTIYLNGELFGQGRMELEQILAKLDTGASAREAEKLNAREAFDVLVVGGGPAGASAAIYAARKGIRTGVVAERFGGQVLDTMDIENFISVPETEGPKLARALEEHVRQYEVDIMNLQRAVKLVPAAAKGGLHEVRFESGASLKAKAVILATGARYRALGVPGEQEYRTRGVAYCPHCDGPLFKGKRVAVIGGGNSGVEAAIDLAGIVAHVTLLTHGEALRADAVLQRKLHSLPNVTVLLNAPIAEVVGDGQKVNGLVYKDRASGEAHRVELEGVFVQIGLLPNSEWLKGTVELSERGEVITDAHGSTTVPGVFAAGDVTTVPYKQIVIAVGEGAKASLGAFDHLIRTSAPA
- a CDS encoding formimidoylglutamate deiminase, which produces MTTVLFAERALLAGGWARNVRLQIDGAGRIERIEPDAGAAGAERLHGPVLPGMPNLHSHAFQRAMAGLAEVAGGFEDSFWSWREQMYRLVARLVPEQLETIARQLYIELLKAGYSSVAEFHYLHHDLHGRPYADRTELSLRLARAAREAGIGLTLVPVLYSHSGFGGQPPGAAQRRFILDADGYLDLLARLRPALRRSGQPLALGFHSLRAVTPEQIARVLEDSPIDGPIHLHIAEQQKEVDDCLTWSGRRPLQWLFEHCPVDQRWCLVHATQAQPGELAHLAASGAVAGLCPTTEANLGDGLFPASDYLAHGGRLGVGSDSQVSVSVVEELRWLEYGQRLRDRRRNRLARPGQPAVGAVLYQAALSGGAQALGQPVGALEVGRRADLLVLDGDDPYLASAEGDLLLNRWLFAGSDRQVRDLMVAGRWVVREGHHADEERTARAFARVLATLSATP
- the hutH gene encoding histidine ammonia-lyase codes for the protein MPSTLLLRPGQLTLDDLRDLYWNQAGIDLDPACRAEVEASARSVAAILASQRTVYGINTGFGLLARTSIPGGSLATLQRNLVLSHCTGTGPLLDDASAGLILALKIASLARGYSGVRWTVIEALLRLYQARVYPCIPSQGSVGASGDLAPLAHLAATLLGVGQVRHEGRLLEATEGLALAGLEPLTLGPKEGLALLNGTQVSTALALRGLFAAERLFGAAVVAGSLSVEALKGSFVPFDARIQTVRGQPGQIAVAALYRELLHDSAINRSHARCKRVQDPYSLRCQPQVMGACLDHLRFAAGVFLREANAVSDNPLVFAGDAEVLSGGNFHAEPVAMAADVLALAIAEIGALSERRTALLVDPALSGLPAFLVRDGGLNSGFMIAQVTAASLASENKSLAHPASVDSLPTSAGQEDHVSMATFAARRLQDMAGNAAAVVGIELLAAAQGVDFHAPLSSSPQLGEVMALIRSRVAHYEEDRYFAPDIATARAWVEGGAFERWVPCTRLYL
- a CDS encoding alpha/beta fold hydrolase → MSSMQEAQHAIQQDLWLETPDGRVFARVWTPAVAIHEEPQSPIVLFHDSLGCVELWRGFPARLCASTGRKVIAYDRLGFGRSDPRRDRPTFAFIAEEAERHFPAVRKQLAIQRFVAFGHSVGGGMAVHCASRFADACEALITESAQAFVEDRTLAGLREAKALFGQEDQFARLGKYHGDKARWVLDAWLDTWLSPTFASWSLAPVLPGVGCPLLAIHGLDDEYGSPRHPELIAQLAGGPARTEVLADTRHVPHREREQVVLELVDGFLRAERQAGS